A region of Candidatus Cloacimonadaceae bacterium DNA encodes the following proteins:
- a CDS encoding MoxR family ATPase, whose translation MQIEEIHRRVLDSSAVLDEVRFEIGKVIVGQEAIIRRLLIGILSGGHVLIEGVPGLAKTLIISTLAKVFDASFHRIQFTPDLLPADITGTLIYNQKSGEFSPKRGPVFANFVLADEINRAPSKVQSALLEAMQEHQVTIGDTTYPLPEPFFVMATQNPIEQEGTYPLPEAQIDRFLLKLKIKYPSFDEERMILDRMVSDEDIPVRRVLRKEALSQMRDVIKDIFMEDKLKDYILHLIQATRHPERYPRISAMNGLIQYGASPRATIYMARAAKAHAYLEHRGYVLPDDIKAIGRDVLRHRIILSYEAEAEQVNTEDIINRIFDEIEVP comes from the coding sequence GTGCAGATAGAAGAAATACACCGCCGCGTGCTGGATAGCTCGGCAGTGCTGGATGAAGTCAGATTTGAGATCGGCAAAGTGATCGTTGGTCAGGAAGCCATCATTCGCAGGCTTTTGATCGGAATCCTCTCGGGAGGGCACGTCCTCATCGAAGGCGTCCCCGGGCTTGCCAAAACCTTGATCATCAGCACTTTGGCAAAGGTCTTCGATGCCAGTTTCCACCGCATTCAATTCACGCCGGATCTCTTGCCGGCAGATATCACCGGCACGCTGATCTACAATCAGAAAAGCGGGGAATTCAGCCCCAAGCGTGGTCCGGTTTTTGCCAATTTTGTTCTCGCAGATGAGATCAACCGTGCGCCTTCGAAAGTGCAATCCGCGCTGTTGGAGGCGATGCAGGAACATCAGGTCACGATCGGCGACACCACTTATCCGCTGCCGGAACCATTCTTTGTGATGGCGACCCAGAATCCGATCGAACAGGAAGGCACCTATCCCTTGCCGGAAGCGCAGATCGACCGCTTTTTGCTCAAGCTCAAGATCAAATATCCCAGCTTTGACGAAGAACGCATGATCCTCGACCGCATGGTCTCGGATGAAGATATTCCGGTGCGCCGCGTTCTGCGCAAAGAAGCCCTCAGTCAGATGCGGGACGTGATCAAAGACATCTTTATGGAAGACAAACTCAAGGACTATATCCTGCATTTGATTCAGGCGACCCGGCACCCGGAAAGATATCCGCGCATCTCTGCGATGAATGGATTGATCCAATATGGCGCCTCGCCGCGCGCCACCATCTATATGGCTCGCGCTGCCAAAGCACACGCCTATCTGGAACACCGCGGCTATGTGTTGCCGGACGATATCAAAGCCATCGGCAGAGACGTCCTGCGCCATCGCATCATCCTTTCCTATGAAGCCGAAGCGGAACAGGTCAATACCGAAGACATCATCAACCGGATATTCGACGAAATAGAAGTCCCATAA
- a CDS encoding ATP-binding protein, with protein MIEEKPSSSGIFCGLSETEVNNFAKDLKRIWYLKGDPIIMENTEGNNFYYICRGKVEINKGLDNAETPFAQLSVLYPGDFFGEMSIINDEPRSATAIALEDVELLEIPRDIFVNISFTHPIVMFNLIRTISCRLRDTNDKFVELMNQMISKNRLMAIGMAASKIIHDIKTPLTVTVLTAQLIESMYPESKEFTDSIIKQSKMVDQMVREILDFAKGTETPPLVQKVDMDMYFKELKETYGTSLKGRQIDFIIENKVKELVHFDEGKIRRVILNLLKNSSEALTETGEIKIIASLSSNWLQISLIDNGPGIPEPIQADLFKPFITLGKSHGTGLGLAICKKLVQEHRGRLEYIPVQPHGSRFDIRIPQNVK; from the coding sequence ATGATAGAAGAAAAACCGAGCAGCAGTGGCATTTTTTGTGGTCTGAGCGAAACTGAAGTGAATAACTTTGCCAAGGATCTGAAGCGGATCTGGTATCTGAAAGGCGATCCCATCATCATGGAAAACACCGAAGGCAACAACTTTTATTATATATGTCGTGGCAAGGTGGAGATCAACAAGGGATTGGACAACGCGGAGACTCCATTTGCGCAGCTTTCAGTGCTGTACCCGGGAGATTTTTTTGGCGAGATGAGTATCATCAACGATGAGCCGCGTTCCGCCACCGCGATTGCGCTTGAAGACGTGGAACTGCTTGAGATTCCGAGAGATATATTTGTAAATATCTCGTTTACGCATCCAATCGTGATGTTCAATCTGATCCGAACGATCTCCTGTCGCTTGCGCGATACCAACGACAAATTTGTGGAATTGATGAATCAGATGATCAGTAAAAACCGTCTGATGGCGATCGGCATGGCGGCGAGCAAGATCATTCACGATATCAAGACTCCGCTTACCGTGACTGTTTTGACCGCGCAACTGATCGAAAGCATGTATCCCGAGAGCAAGGAGTTTACGGATAGCATCATCAAACAATCCAAAATGGTGGATCAGATGGTGCGCGAGATTCTCGATTTTGCCAAAGGAACCGAGACCCCGCCGTTGGTGCAGAAAGTGGATATGGACATGTATTTCAAGGAATTGAAGGAAACTTACGGCACTTCGTTGAAGGGACGTCAGATCGATTTTATCATCGAAAACAAGGTGAAGGAGTTGGTGCATTTTGATGAAGGCAAGATCCGCCGCGTGATTCTTAATCTGCTGAAAAACAGCTCCGAGGCGCTCACCGAGACCGGAGAGATCAAGATCATCGCCAGCTTGTCCTCAAACTGGCTGCAGATCAGCCTGATCGACAACGGACCGGGAATCCCTGAGCCGATTCAAGCCGACCTTTTCAAGCCTTTTATCACTCTCGGCAAAAGCCACGGCACGGGTCTGGGATTGGCGATCTGCAAAAAACTCGTGCAGGAGCATCGGGGACGCCTGGAATATATCCCGGTGCAGCCTCACGGATCGCGTTTTGATATCCGCATCCCGCAGAATGTGAAATAA
- a CDS encoding DUF58 domain-containing protein: protein MLTQTPADIIKRIRKIEIRTKNIVREIFRGEYHSSFKGQGLEFAEVREYQAGDNYRDIDWNVSARLGLPYIKKYQETRELNIVFVVDVSASQDFGTRVMLKKERLAEIVAVLSFSALSNDDKVGLIMYSSEPEKYLPPRKGRNKALEILRDILYLEPKHLRTSLAGAFDYASRILKKRSVVFILSDFLDENYEKQLRLLAQKHDVIALQVLDDAEIELPDAGVLNLTDPESGFDLYINTSLPSLRKSYAAQVKLRQEKLAATLKQMKIDHLLIRNTDSYVDALRDFFEKRKRQIRGRR, encoded by the coding sequence ATGCTTACGCAGACTCCTGCCGATATCATCAAACGCATTCGCAAGATCGAGATTCGCACCAAAAACATTGTACGCGAGATTTTCCGCGGAGAATATCATTCCAGTTTCAAGGGACAGGGACTGGAATTTGCCGAAGTGCGAGAATATCAGGCGGGAGATAATTACCGGGATATAGACTGGAACGTTTCCGCCCGGCTGGGCTTGCCTTATATCAAGAAATATCAGGAAACGCGCGAACTCAATATCGTCTTTGTGGTGGATGTTTCCGCTTCGCAGGATTTTGGCACGCGGGTGATGCTCAAAAAAGAACGGCTGGCGGAGATCGTGGCGGTGCTTTCCTTTTCAGCGCTATCAAATGACGATAAAGTGGGTTTGATCATGTATTCCTCCGAGCCGGAGAAATATCTGCCGCCACGCAAAGGACGCAACAAAGCTCTCGAGATCCTGCGGGACATCCTCTATCTGGAGCCAAAGCATCTGCGCACCTCGCTGGCAGGAGCTTTTGACTATGCCAGCCGCATCCTGAAAAAGCGCTCCGTGGTCTTTATCCTTTCGGACTTTTTGGATGAAAACTATGAGAAACAGCTCAGGTTGCTGGCTCAAAAGCACGACGTCATCGCTTTGCAGGTGCTGGATGATGCCGAGATCGAGCTTCCGGACGCCGGAGTGCTCAATCTCACCGATCCCGAAAGCGGCTTTGATCTCTATATCAATACCTCTCTGCCTTCGCTGCGCAAGAGCTATGCCGCTCAGGTGAAACTGCGGCAGGAAAAGCTGGCAGCCACTCTCAAACAGATGAAGATCGACCACCTTTTGATCCGCAACACGGATTCCTATGTGGACGCGCTGCGGGATTTCTTTGAAAAGCGCAAACGCCAGATCCGGGGGCGCAGATGA
- a CDS encoding VWA domain-containing protein: MNLYNLHYLFLLILLIPLLLMLFQRARRNLKRFARYADEQFHAHYLGAVSPFYATLKSVLMILALAAVILALVRPQWDYESRELQSQGLDIIICLDISKSMDAADLLPSRLQRAKLQIQSFIDRLSGDRLGIVAFAGVPTLECPLTDDYESVKMVLRSLETSSAVKLGTDIGAALEMAERAFDASGGSNVLILISDGEDLERRAIQSAARLGSAGINIYTMGVGSEGGARVYDPVTGEEAISTPDLQTLQLIAEKGGGKFFAVTPSQNEIDLLLESIYTLEKGNIRGSRFNTLKEQFHLFASFALLLLMIESLILPLKRKRKSP, translated from the coding sequence ATGAATCTCTATAACCTGCACTATCTTTTTCTCCTGATCCTGCTGATCCCGCTGCTGCTCATGCTCTTTCAGCGCGCGCGGCGAAACTTGAAACGCTTTGCCAGATACGCGGACGAGCAGTTTCACGCTCATTATCTGGGCGCTGTATCTCCATTTTATGCCACGCTCAAAAGCGTGTTGATGATCCTGGCGCTGGCAGCTGTCATCCTGGCATTGGTGCGTCCGCAGTGGGATTATGAAAGCCGGGAACTGCAATCACAGGGCTTGGACATCATCATCTGCCTGGATATATCCAAGAGCATGGACGCCGCGGATTTGTTGCCATCGCGTCTGCAACGTGCCAAATTGCAGATCCAGAGCTTCATCGATCGCTTGAGTGGAGACCGGTTGGGCATCGTTGCTTTTGCCGGAGTCCCTACTTTGGAATGTCCGCTCACGGATGATTATGAAAGCGTGAAGATGGTGCTGCGCAGCCTGGAAACATCCTCCGCGGTGAAGCTGGGCACAGATATCGGCGCCGCTCTGGAAATGGCGGAAAGAGCTTTTGACGCTTCCGGCGGCAGCAATGTGCTCATCCTGATCTCGGACGGAGAGGATCTGGAACGCAGAGCGATCCAGTCTGCCGCGAGGCTTGGCTCAGCCGGCATCAATATCTATACCATGGGCGTAGGTTCCGAAGGTGGTGCACGCGTCTATGATCCTGTCACCGGCGAGGAAGCCATCTCCACTCCTGATCTTCAGACCCTGCAACTGATCGCGGAAAAAGGCGGAGGCAAGTTCTTTGCCGTGACGCCTTCGCAAAACGAGATCGACCTGCTCCTGGAAAGCATCTATACCCTCGAAAAAGGCAATATACGGGGCAGCCGTTTCAACACGCTCAAAGAGCAATTTCACCTGTTTGCCTCCTTCGCGTTGTTGCTTTTGATGATCGAAAGCCTGATCCTGCCCCTCAAACGCAAAAGGAAAAGCCCATGA
- a CDS encoding tetratricopeptide repeat protein, producing MTMKTRQTLKTALIVLLALILLFFAFELLWRRDPIRQSFAELFWKRGNLDLAQRIWQSGIDPHDGDPIPESGMGKTHYRAGDHSEAERYYDQALKEKPDQAGILYDLGNANYRNEKLDKALYHYKSAMLIDPNDQDAKSNYELVLMRQGYKPPKEEQEPEPEQKHEQQEYENILNALDQKESYDRQRERPQDPSGGQRWW from the coding sequence ATGACGATGAAGACGCGCCAGACCCTCAAGACGGCTCTCATCGTCCTGTTGGCGCTGATCCTGCTTTTCTTTGCCTTTGAACTGCTCTGGCGCAGGGATCCGATCCGGCAGAGCTTTGCCGAGCTTTTTTGGAAAAGGGGAAACCTGGATCTCGCTCAAAGGATCTGGCAAAGCGGCATCGATCCCCATGATGGCGATCCCATCCCAGAAAGCGGCATGGGCAAGACACACTATCGTGCGGGAGATCACAGCGAAGCGGAACGCTATTATGACCAGGCGCTCAAGGAAAAACCAGACCAGGCGGGCATCCTCTATGACCTCGGCAACGCCAATTATCGCAACGAAAAGCTGGATAAGGCCCTCTACCATTACAAATCCGCCATGCTGATCGATCCGAATGATCAGGATGCCAAATCAAACTATGAGCTGGTGCTCATGCGCCAGGGTTATAAGCCTCCCAAAGAAGAGCAGGAGCCGGAACCGGAGCAAAAGCACGAACAACAGGAATATGAAAACATCCTCAACGCGCTGGATCAAAAGGAATCCTATGACCGGCAAAGAGAACGCCCGCAGGATCCTTCCGGAGGACAAAGATGGTGGTGA
- the rpmB gene encoding 50S ribosomal protein L28 produces the protein MSRICDICGKGPQVGNHRSHAMNATKRRFYPNLHQIRAFIGSEIKKVKICSSCLKANKVRKAVDL, from the coding sequence ATGTCAAGAATATGCGATATCTGTGGAAAAGGACCCCAGGTCGGCAATCATCGCAGCCATGCGATGAACGCGACCAAGCGTCGTTTCTACCCGAACCTTCATCAGATTCGCGCCTTCATCGGTAGCGAAATCAAGAAGGTAAAAATATGCAGCTCCTGCCTCAAGGCAAATAAGGTGCGCAAAGCGGTCGATCTCTAA
- a CDS encoding DNA adenine methylase, translating to MKPSTKIAEETYYQALITDDYVYDIPFTESIKYIGSKLNLIPQIYNIVYPLKPMVIFDGFSGSTRVSQAFARLGYKVISNDVATWSKILAKCYLKAEETHSYYNEILRELNSLESKKGWFSEHYGGYDNDGSAIHADGLKKPFQMHNTMKLDAIRERIDALKLSEVDKAVAITSLLLALDSVDSTVGHFSSYLSRWSARSYNALTLKVPALIRSGISHDIYQQDVFSVIPSVNCDLAYFDPPYGSNNEKMPPSRVRYSAYYHLWTTVCNNDQPDIFGKAMRRKDSSDTVNPSLFEEFRKDTAGVYIAVNAIEKLTQRTRAHYILLSYSSGGRATFEALHEVISRNGKLIRVESINYKKTVMANMTWTNDWVEQDTSDHHEYLFLIEK from the coding sequence GTGAAACCAAGCACTAAAATAGCAGAAGAAACCTACTATCAGGCGTTAATTACTGATGATTACGTATATGATATTCCTTTTACTGAAAGCATAAAGTACATTGGTTCAAAATTAAACCTAATCCCCCAAATTTATAATATTGTGTATCCTTTAAAGCCCATGGTTATTTTTGATGGCTTTTCCGGTTCTACACGAGTTTCGCAGGCGTTTGCACGTTTGGGATATAAAGTAATTTCCAATGATGTTGCAACCTGGTCTAAAATTTTGGCCAAATGCTATTTAAAAGCTGAAGAAACCCATAGCTACTACAATGAAATTCTGAGGGAGTTAAACTCCCTTGAGAGTAAAAAAGGGTGGTTTTCAGAACATTATGGTGGTTACGACAATGATGGTTCGGCAATTCATGCTGATGGATTGAAGAAACCATTCCAGATGCATAACACTATGAAGTTGGATGCTATAAGGGAAAGAATTGATGCTTTGAAACTATCTGAAGTGGATAAGGCAGTCGCTATAACCAGTTTGTTGTTGGCTCTTGATTCCGTTGATAGCACAGTGGGGCATTTCTCTTCATATTTATCAAGGTGGTCAGCCAGATCTTACAATGCACTGACGCTTAAGGTGCCTGCTTTGATACGTTCGGGCATATCTCATGATATCTACCAGCAGGATGTATTCTCAGTTATTCCTTCAGTTAATTGCGATTTAGCATACTTTGATCCTCCCTATGGATCTAACAACGAAAAAATGCCACCCTCGAGAGTTAGGTATTCTGCTTATTACCACTTATGGACGACAGTGTGCAATAATGACCAACCAGATATATTCGGGAAAGCAATGCGCAGGAAGGATTCTTCTGATACTGTTAATCCTTCGCTCTTTGAAGAATTTCGCAAGGATACAGCAGGTGTGTATATAGCTGTTAACGCAATAGAGAAATTAACACAGCGAACTCGAGCTCATTATATCCTTTTGTCCTACAGTTCTGGAGGTAGAGCCACTTTCGAAGCTTTACATGAAGTCATAAGCAGAAATGGTAAATTGATTCGGGTAGAGAGTATCAATTACAAAAAGACTGTAATGGCTAATATGACATGGACAAACGACTGGGTTGAACAAGATACCAGTGATCATCATGAGTATCTTTTTTTAATCGAAAAATAA
- a CDS encoding VWA domain-containing protein has product MLRLAEPFWLLALLLVPLQLWLQLVWQDRKKPRLPFSRLAILASISGSSDRWRYFYPALRSLILVCLILALAQPRWGRGVRDMQQKGVDIVLAIDISGSMLAADFAPNNRLGAAKAVAINFVKNRPNDRFGLVAFSEYALTQSPLTFDQNAMLSQLQSLRVNETASATAIGMGLAKAVSRLKDSSAKSKIIILITDGVSNTGEIDPISAAGMAKSYGIRVYPIGVGSTGYVDFPFTDPLFGTRYQKLLIELDMQTLDRIAAITGTSQASLATDTAQLQNVMDQIDRLEKTQFNLQIRYIWDERFMFFLWLAFALLLFEILMKLYIQPVLPE; this is encoded by the coding sequence GTGCTGCGTCTGGCTGAGCCCTTCTGGCTGCTGGCTTTGCTGCTCGTGCCTTTGCAGCTCTGGCTCCAGCTCGTCTGGCAGGACAGGAAAAAGCCCCGGCTGCCATTTTCCAGGCTTGCCATCCTGGCAAGTATCTCCGGAAGCTCGGATCGCTGGCGCTATTTTTATCCGGCGCTACGCAGCCTCATCCTGGTGTGTCTGATCCTGGCTTTGGCACAACCACGCTGGGGCAGAGGCGTGCGTGATATGCAACAAAAGGGAGTGGACATCGTGCTGGCGATCGACATCAGCGGATCGATGCTGGCGGCGGATTTTGCACCCAATAACCGGCTCGGCGCTGCCAAAGCTGTGGCGATAAACTTTGTCAAAAACCGTCCCAACGACAGGTTCGGACTGGTCGCTTTCTCCGAATACGCGCTCACCCAGAGTCCGCTCACTTTCGATCAAAACGCGATGCTCAGCCAGCTGCAAAGCTTGCGGGTAAACGAAACCGCCTCCGCCACTGCGATCGGCATGGGGCTTGCCAAAGCGGTTTCACGCCTCAAAGATAGCAGCGCCAAGAGCAAGATCATCATCCTGATCACAGATGGCGTCAGCAACACCGGCGAGATCGATCCCATCAGTGCCGCCGGGATGGCAAAGAGCTATGGCATCCGCGTCTATCCGATCGGTGTCGGCAGCACCGGTTATGTGGATTTTCCTTTCACCGATCCGCTGTTTGGCACCCGCTATCAGAAGCTCCTGATCGAGCTGGATATGCAGACTCTGGATCGCATCGCCGCCATCACAGGCACCTCGCAAGCCTCGCTGGCAACGGATACCGCCCAGCTGCAAAACGTCATGGATCAGATCGACCGCCTCGAAAAGACGCAGTTCAATCTCCAGATCAGGTATATCTGGGACGAACGCTTCATGTTCTTTCTCTGGCTCGCCTTCGCGCTCCTGCTTTTTGAGATATTGATGAAACTCTATATCCAGCCTGTGCTGCCGGAGTGA